The Mesobacillus jeotgali genome window below encodes:
- a CDS encoding methionine ABC transporter ATP-binding protein, giving the protein MITIKNARKIYPSTKGEVKAVDDVNLEVKEGEIYGVIGYSGAGKSTLIRMLNGLEIPTSGSVVVAGREVSKIKGAELRKARQEISMIFQHFNLLWSRTVAENIAFPLEIAGVPSVEREKRVKELITLVGLDGRGDAYPSQLSGGQKQRVGIARALANNPKVLLGDEATSALDPQTTDQILDLLVDINKRLGLTIVLITHEMHVIRKICHRVAVMEGGKIVETGPVLEVFKNPQQPITKRFVQQVTEPEETKETVDHLLERYPHGRVVQLTFVGEGTEQPLITNLIREFSITVNIVQGKISQTQNGSYGTLFIHLDGEEGEVSRAIEYIGQHEVGVEVISNG; this is encoded by the coding sequence TTGATCACGATAAAGAATGCCAGAAAAATTTACCCTTCCACTAAAGGGGAGGTTAAAGCGGTAGATGATGTCAACCTTGAAGTCAAGGAAGGCGAAATATACGGAGTCATCGGATACAGTGGCGCCGGTAAAAGTACTTTGATTCGGATGCTGAACGGGCTTGAGATCCCAACGTCTGGTTCAGTGGTTGTTGCCGGAAGGGAAGTTTCTAAAATAAAAGGAGCGGAACTTCGCAAGGCCCGCCAGGAAATCAGCATGATCTTTCAGCACTTCAATCTGCTCTGGTCAAGAACGGTAGCGGAGAATATCGCGTTTCCGCTTGAAATTGCAGGAGTTCCAAGCGTCGAGAGAGAGAAACGGGTAAAGGAATTGATCACACTAGTAGGCCTTGATGGCCGGGGTGATGCCTATCCATCACAGTTGAGCGGCGGGCAAAAGCAAAGAGTTGGAATCGCAAGAGCACTTGCCAATAATCCTAAGGTACTGCTTGGGGATGAAGCAACGTCAGCGCTTGATCCACAGACGACTGACCAGATCCTTGACCTACTGGTGGACATCAATAAGAGGCTTGGTCTTACGATCGTCCTGATCACACACGAAATGCATGTTATCAGGAAAATCTGCCACCGGGTTGCTGTAATGGAAGGCGGGAAGATTGTTGAAACAGGACCTGTTTTGGAAGTGTTCAAGAATCCGCAGCAGCCAATTACGAAAAGGTTCGTCCAGCAGGTGACGGAACCGGAGGAAACAAAAGAAACAGTTGACCATTTACTGGAGCGTTATCCACATGGCCGCGTCGTTCAGCTGACTTTTGTAGGTGAAGGGACCGAGCAGCCGCTGATCACCAACTTAATTCGTGAATTTTCGATAACGGTCAATATTGTTCAGGGTAAAATTTCGCAGACACAGAATGGTTCGTATGGAACTTTGTTCATCCATCTTGATGGTGAAGAGGGCGAAGTATCCCGGGCAATTGAGTATATTGGCCAGCATGAAGTCGGCGTGGAGGTGATTTCAAATGGCTGA
- a CDS encoding cysteine desulfurase translates to MNAREIRELFPILNQEVNGSPLVYLDSAATSQKPVQVIEALDKYYREYNSNVHRGVHTLGTRATDGYEGSREKVRKFINAKSIEEIIFTRGTTTAINTVAASYGRDNLKEGDEIVISYMEHHSNIIPWQQVAKQTGATLKYIDLQEDGTISLDTVRETVTDNTKIVSIMQVSNVLGVMNPIKEIAEIAHQNGAIMVVDGAQSAPHMKIDVQDLNCDFLAFSGHKMCGPTGIGVLYGKKALLEKMEPVEFGGEMIDFVGLYESTWKELPWKFEGGTPIIAGAIGLGAAIDFLNEIGLDNIEKHEHALAAYAMDKMSEIEGMTIYGPKEAGKRAGLVTFNIDDVHPHDVATVLDAEGIAVRAGHHCAQPLMKWLKASATARASFYLYNTEEDIDKLVAGLVKTKEYFSDVF, encoded by the coding sequence ATGAACGCCCGCGAAATTCGTGAATTATTTCCGATTTTAAATCAGGAAGTCAATGGCAGCCCGCTAGTCTACCTTGACAGTGCGGCAACATCACAGAAGCCGGTGCAGGTTATCGAAGCACTGGATAAATATTATCGCGAATACAATTCCAACGTACACCGCGGTGTCCACACTCTTGGAACAAGAGCGACTGATGGGTACGAAGGATCAAGGGAAAAGGTCCGAAAGTTCATTAACGCAAAATCAATCGAAGAAATCATTTTCACCCGTGGTACCACTACTGCGATCAACACGGTAGCTGCAAGCTATGGCCGTGATAATCTTAAAGAAGGCGATGAAATCGTCATCTCTTATATGGAGCATCACAGCAATATCATCCCGTGGCAGCAGGTGGCAAAACAGACGGGTGCAACATTGAAATATATCGACTTGCAGGAAGATGGCACGATTTCACTTGATACTGTCAGAGAAACGGTGACAGATAATACGAAAATCGTCTCCATCATGCAAGTTTCAAACGTCCTTGGTGTCATGAACCCAATCAAGGAGATTGCCGAAATTGCCCACCAGAATGGGGCGATCATGGTTGTCGATGGTGCCCAAAGCGCTCCGCATATGAAAATCGATGTCCAGGATCTTAACTGCGATTTCCTCGCTTTTTCCGGACATAAGATGTGCGGGCCGACGGGTATCGGCGTATTATATGGAAAGAAGGCACTTCTTGAAAAAATGGAGCCGGTTGAGTTCGGGGGCGAAATGATTGATTTCGTAGGTCTTTACGAGTCAACATGGAAAGAGCTGCCGTGGAAATTCGAAGGCGGAACACCAATCATCGCTGGTGCGATCGGTCTGGGTGCTGCAATTGATTTCCTGAACGAGATCGGACTCGATAATATCGAGAAGCATGAACACGCTCTTGCGGCCTATGCGATGGATAAAATGTCTGAAATCGAAGGCATGACCATCTATGGACCGAAGGAAGCCGGCAAGCGTGCTGGACTCGTAACATTCAATATTGATGACGTACATCCACATGATGTGGCAACTGTATTAGATGCTGAAGGAATCGCCGTACGCGCGGGCCACCATTGTGCACAGCCTTTGATGAAATGGCTGAAGGCGTCCGCGACAGCACGTGCAAGCTTCTACCTGTACAACACAGAAGAAGATATTGACAAACTCGTAGCCGGACTTGTCAAAACAAAGGAGTATTTCAGCGATGTCTTTTAA
- the sufC gene encoding Fe-S cluster assembly ATPase SufC, which produces MAGSVLSIKDLQVEIEGKQILKGVNLEVKGGEIHAIMGPNGTGKSTLSSSIMGHPKYEVTNGTVTLDGENVLEMEVDERARAGLFLAMQYPSEISGVTNADFLRSALNSRLGEGNEISLMKFIRKMDKQMEFLEMDLDMAQRYLNEGFSGGEKKRNEILQLMMLEPKIAILDEIDSGLDIDALKVVSKGINEMRGEDFGCLIITHYQRLLDYITPDYVHVMMQGRIVKSGGPELAQRLEAEGYDWIKKELGIEDETVGQEA; this is translated from the coding sequence ATGGCAGGATCTGTATTATCAATTAAGGACCTTCAAGTTGAGATTGAAGGCAAGCAGATATTAAAAGGTGTGAACCTTGAAGTTAAGGGTGGGGAAATCCACGCGATCATGGGACCGAATGGTACTGGTAAGTCCACTTTGTCTTCTTCTATCATGGGACACCCTAAGTATGAAGTAACAAATGGAACAGTTACGCTTGATGGCGAAAATGTTCTTGAAATGGAAGTTGATGAAAGAGCACGCGCTGGTCTTTTCCTTGCAATGCAATACCCAAGTGAAATCAGCGGTGTAACGAATGCTGACTTCTTGCGTTCTGCTTTGAACAGCCGTCTTGGCGAAGGAAATGAAATTTCTCTTATGAAGTTCATCCGCAAGATGGATAAGCAAATGGAATTCCTTGAAATGGATCTTGATATGGCACAGCGTTATCTTAACGAAGGTTTCTCCGGCGGTGAGAAGAAGCGTAACGAGATCCTTCAATTGATGATGCTTGAACCAAAGATCGCAATCCTTGACGAAATCGACTCAGGTCTTGATATCGACGCATTGAAGGTTGTTTCTAAAGGGATCAACGAAATGCGCGGCGAAGATTTCGGCTGCTTGATCATCACTCACTACCAGCGCCTTCTTGATTACATCACTCCTGACTATGTTCACGTTATGATGCAGGGCCGCATTGTGAAGTCTGGCGGACCAGAACTTGCACAGCGCTTAGAAGCAGAAGGATACGACTGGATTAAGAAAGAACTGGGCATCGAAGACGAAACAGTTGGGCAAGAAGCTTAA
- a CDS encoding methionine ABC transporter permease gives MAETLFPNVNWDRMWEATVETLYMSAISVLATFILGAILGLLLFLTSKGNIWENKPVNLVLSAVVNIFRSIPFIILIVLLIPFTKLIVGSMIGENAALPALIIGSAPFYARMVEIGLREIDKGVIEAAKSMGAKTTTIIWKVLLPESMPALVSGITVTAIALVSYTAMAGVIGAGGLGNLAYMEGFQRSRNDVTLMATIIILIIVFLIQFIGDFFTRKLDKR, from the coding sequence ATGGCTGAAACGTTGTTTCCGAATGTCAACTGGGACCGAATGTGGGAAGCGACAGTTGAGACACTATATATGAGTGCCATCTCTGTTCTCGCTACCTTCATCCTTGGAGCCATCCTTGGCCTGCTGCTCTTTTTGACATCAAAAGGGAATATTTGGGAAAATAAACCGGTCAATTTAGTACTGAGTGCAGTTGTCAATATTTTCAGGTCCATCCCATTCATCATCTTGATCGTACTTCTGATTCCTTTTACAAAGCTGATTGTTGGCTCGATGATTGGGGAAAATGCAGCCTTGCCTGCATTGATTATTGGTTCAGCTCCTTTTTACGCAAGGATGGTAGAAATCGGCTTGCGTGAGATTGATAAAGGAGTCATAGAGGCGGCCAAATCCATGGGAGCTAAGACAACGACGATCATCTGGAAGGTGCTATTGCCGGAATCGATGCCTGCATTGGTTTCTGGTATCACGGTTACAGCAATCGCGCTAGTCAGTTACACAGCGATGGCCGGAGTCATCGGCGCGGGCGGTCTTGGAAACCTGGCTTACATGGAAGGGTTCCAGAGAAGCCGTAACGATGTCACTTTGATGGCAACGATCATTATTTTGATCATCGTATTTTTAATCCAGTTTATTGGTGATTTCTTCACTAGAAAATTAGATAAGAGATAA
- a CDS encoding O-acetylhomoserine aminocarboxypropyltransferase/cysteine synthase family protein — protein sequence MANEQKNYRIETLGVHGGQSPDPVTGARAVPIYSSNAFQFENTDHAADLFALKESGYIYSRIHNPTVTALEEKVALLEGGVGALALSSGMSAIMMAILNIAHAGDEIVAAGNLYGGTYNLFAVTLPKYGIKVHLVDTADPENFRKAITPKTKAVYAETIGNPSLRILDIEAVADIAHEAGVPLIIDNTFATPYLCRPIDHGADIVVHSATKWLLGNGTVMGGIIVDGGKFDWKSPKFPGFNEPDSSYHNIVYSEAIGAAAYIVKARVQLLRDLGPAISPQSAFQFNLGIETLHVRMKEHIANTQKIVEYLESHPAVTWVSYPGHESHPDKNLADRYLPKGAGAVVIFGIEGGREAGAKLINSLELWSHVANVGDAKSLIIHPASTTHQQLDAEGLKAAGVPEDLIRLSVGIENVEDIIEDLEQAIEKATGVPGVPAGI from the coding sequence ATGGCTAATGAACAAAAAAATTATCGGATTGAAACGCTTGGGGTACACGGTGGCCAGTCACCAGACCCGGTGACTGGGGCGAGAGCAGTCCCAATATATTCGAGCAATGCGTTCCAATTTGAAAACACAGACCATGCCGCAGATTTATTTGCCCTTAAAGAGTCGGGCTATATTTATTCACGGATACATAATCCGACCGTTACAGCCCTAGAAGAAAAAGTGGCTTTGCTTGAAGGTGGTGTAGGTGCGCTTGCATTATCAAGCGGGATGTCGGCCATCATGATGGCCATCCTGAATATTGCACATGCGGGTGATGAGATTGTCGCTGCTGGTAATTTATATGGTGGCACTTATAATCTATTTGCTGTCACCCTGCCAAAGTACGGAATAAAGGTTCACCTGGTTGATACCGCTGATCCTGAAAATTTCCGAAAAGCCATCACTCCGAAAACTAAAGCGGTCTATGCAGAAACAATCGGAAATCCAAGCCTGAGGATCCTCGATATTGAAGCTGTTGCTGACATTGCTCATGAAGCAGGTGTACCGCTGATTATCGATAACACGTTTGCGACACCGTATCTTTGTAGGCCAATTGACCATGGCGCCGATATCGTCGTTCACTCGGCAACTAAATGGCTATTGGGAAATGGAACGGTCATGGGCGGAATCATTGTCGATGGTGGAAAGTTTGATTGGAAGTCTCCTAAATTCCCGGGCTTCAATGAGCCAGACTCCAGCTACCATAATATTGTCTATAGCGAGGCAATCGGTGCAGCGGCCTATATCGTAAAGGCAAGAGTTCAGCTTTTGCGTGACCTTGGACCTGCAATCAGTCCGCAGAGTGCGTTCCAATTCAATCTAGGCATAGAAACTTTGCATGTACGGATGAAAGAGCATATCGCCAATACACAAAAAATAGTAGAGTACCTTGAGTCTCATCCTGCTGTTACCTGGGTCAGCTATCCTGGCCATGAGTCCCATCCTGATAAAAACCTTGCAGACCGCTACCTTCCAAAGGGAGCAGGGGCAGTAGTCATTTTTGGAATTGAAGGTGGCAGAGAAGCAGGAGCCAAACTGATTAACTCACTAGAATTATGGTCCCATGTCGCGAACGTCGGTGATGCAAAAAGCCTGATCATCCATCCTGCAAGCACTACTCATCAGCAGCTTGATGCAGAGGGTCTAAAAGCAGCAGGGGTACCTGAAGATTTAATCCGCCTTTCAGTCGGGATTGAAAACGTAGAGGACATCATTGAAGACCTGGAGCAGGCGATCGAAAAAGCGACCGGAGTACCTGGAGTCCCGGCAGGAATCTGA
- a CDS encoding MetQ/NlpA family ABC transporter substrate-binding protein: MKKWLLALLVLVLTAGLAACGTSEDNTSGEGGKEESKKIVVGASNVPHAEILEEAKALLEEKGYEMEIKTFNDYVVPNQALDSGELDANYFQHIPYLESQMAEHGYKFENAGGIHIEPIGVYSQDYTTLEDLPKGAHIIMSSSVADHGRILTMLEKEGLITLKEGVEKVKATVEDIAENPKELKFDTEYEAALLPQIFNNGEGDAVLINSNYAIDAGLNPLKDSIAIEESDSPYVNVIAVREGDGEKPAIKALVEVLRSKEIQDFILEKYEGAVVPVKE, translated from the coding sequence TTGAAAAAATGGTTATTAGCTCTTTTAGTATTAGTTTTAACAGCAGGCCTTGCAGCTTGCGGAACTTCCGAGGATAACACATCTGGAGAAGGCGGCAAAGAAGAAAGCAAGAAGATCGTCGTAGGTGCGTCAAACGTACCTCACGCAGAAATTTTGGAAGAAGCAAAAGCGTTACTTGAAGAAAAAGGCTATGAAATGGAAATCAAGACGTTCAACGACTATGTTGTTCCTAACCAGGCACTTGATTCAGGCGAGTTAGATGCAAACTACTTCCAGCATATCCCTTACCTAGAGTCACAAATGGCTGAGCATGGCTATAAGTTTGAAAATGCAGGAGGCATCCACATCGAGCCGATCGGTGTATATTCTCAAGATTACACTACTCTGGAAGATCTGCCGAAAGGTGCTCACATCATTATGAGCAGCTCGGTAGCAGACCATGGCCGTATCTTGACAATGCTTGAAAAAGAAGGCCTGATCACTCTTAAAGAAGGCGTGGAAAAGGTAAAAGCGACGGTTGAAGATATCGCTGAAAACCCTAAAGAGCTGAAATTTGATACAGAATATGAAGCAGCATTGCTTCCGCAGATTTTCAATAACGGTGAAGGCGACGCAGTATTGATCAACTCTAACTATGCAATTGATGCTGGATTGAATCCATTAAAGGACTCAATCGCGATTGAGGAAAGCGATTCTCCATATGTTAACGTAATTGCTGTCCGTGAAGGAGATGGCGAAAAACCGGCAATCAAGGCACTAGTCGAAGTACTTCGCTCAAAAGAGATCCAGGATTTCATCCTTGAAAAGTATGAAGGTGCTGTCGTACCAGTAAAAGAATAG
- a CDS encoding carboxymuconolactone decarboxylase family protein, which translates to MEHHYEPRNSTEAALHEYKQGLGVFTKKMPELASHYNAFTEVCFQEGTLTQKEKQLIALGISLYSQDEYCIIYHLKGCLDQGATEEQILEAVGVTAAFGGGAAMSQAVTLVQEAMAELNTLKQ; encoded by the coding sequence ATGGAGCATCATTATGAACCCCGGAATTCAACAGAAGCAGCACTTCATGAATATAAACAGGGATTGGGCGTTTTTACGAAAAAAATGCCGGAGCTTGCAAGCCACTATAATGCCTTTACGGAAGTATGTTTCCAGGAAGGGACATTGACGCAAAAAGAAAAGCAATTGATTGCCCTCGGAATTTCCTTGTATTCACAGGACGAATACTGCATCATCTATCATTTAAAAGGCTGCCTTGATCAGGGAGCAACTGAAGAACAAATTCTGGAAGCTGTTGGAGTTACAGCTGCATTTGGCGGCGGAGCGGCAATGAGCCAGGCAGTGACACTCGTCCAGGAAGCAATGGCCGAACTGAATACGTTGAAGCAGTAA
- a CDS encoding MFS transporter: MALYHEWASHIKSYNRNVKLTFLANILTQVGLGIFMVIYNFYIRELGFNELVNGKVISMTSLATALILIPAGILSDKAGRKKLMFYGAISTGFILFARSMVETQSLLILFAFGTGLASAFIQVSIIPWLAENSKPEQRVHLFSIHFAAMTAANVVGSLLGGILTDLFSLIVPGLESIRYTLIIGSALFMAALIPIMRLNENLPQRISGSDINGKTKGIPHKASFKIILLFAVAQLMIGFGAGLVIPYLNLYFADRFMASNSLIGLVISLGQGATAVAMIIGPMVVRRLGEVKAVVVLQMLSLPFLLLTAYTQHFWLAALGFLFRQALMNAGNPIQMSLMMSKVDDSMKGLANSVNQMVFNLGWAVMGPVSTGIVLKYGSYWGYATVFTITAMLYLVGSTYFFVVFKSMDKPKSGIVSTKTA; this comes from the coding sequence CAACTTTTACATACGCGAGCTCGGCTTCAATGAACTGGTTAATGGAAAAGTGATCTCCATGACTTCTCTAGCCACGGCACTGATTCTTATTCCTGCAGGAATTTTAAGCGACAAAGCTGGCAGGAAAAAGCTGATGTTTTATGGAGCTATATCGACAGGTTTCATCTTATTTGCCCGCAGTATGGTCGAAACACAGTCATTGTTGATTTTATTTGCATTTGGAACAGGTCTGGCGTCCGCTTTCATTCAGGTGTCGATTATTCCGTGGCTTGCGGAAAATTCCAAGCCTGAACAAAGAGTGCACCTTTTCAGTATTCACTTTGCAGCAATGACGGCCGCGAACGTGGTTGGCAGCCTTTTAGGCGGCATTCTTACGGACTTATTTTCATTAATTGTCCCAGGTTTGGAAAGCATCCGATATACTTTGATTATTGGATCTGCTCTGTTTATGGCGGCATTGATACCGATTATGAGGTTAAATGAAAATCTCCCTCAACGCATATCGGGTAGCGATATAAATGGAAAAACTAAAGGCATTCCCCACAAAGCCAGCTTCAAAATCATTCTGCTATTTGCTGTTGCGCAATTGATGATAGGCTTTGGTGCAGGATTGGTCATACCGTATTTGAATCTTTATTTCGCAGATCGCTTCATGGCTTCCAATTCACTGATTGGTTTAGTCATTTCACTGGGACAGGGAGCGACTGCTGTAGCCATGATCATCGGGCCTATGGTCGTTCGCAGACTTGGAGAAGTGAAAGCAGTGGTAGTTTTGCAGATGTTATCTCTGCCTTTTTTATTGCTGACAGCTTATACGCAGCATTTTTGGCTTGCTGCTTTAGGGTTTTTGTTTCGTCAGGCACTTATGAACGCCGGCAACCCGATTCAGATGTCATTAATGATGTCGAAGGTTGATGATTCAATGAAGGGTTTGGCCAACTCTGTAAATCAAATGGTGTTTAATCTCGGTTGGGCCGTCATGGGACCTGTATCGACTGGGATTGTCCTCAAATACGGATCTTATTGGGGTTACGCAACTGTATTTACGATCACTGCCATGCTGTATTTAGTTGGTTCAACGTATTTCTTTGTCGTTTTTAAAAGCATGGATAAGCCAAAATCCGGCATAGTGAGCACAAAAACAGCCTGA
- the sufD gene encoding Fe-S cluster assembly protein SufD: MTTETKWAFDQEYITSFSKEMNEPEWLTELRTQSLAKAEDLSMPRPDKTKIDKWNFTQFDKLLVKSDVFSSIDELPEEVKALVGEEAKDSSLYVQRNNKPAYLQLSKEMQEQGVVFTDIFTAAREYSDLLKKYFMTAVKTDEHRLTALHAAFMNGGAFLYVPKNVQIENPIQAIFLHDDAEASLFNHVLVVAEDNSSVTYVENYISTTGKVNGLVNIVTEAIAGQNAKIQYGAVDTLAEGLTTYVNRRGHAGRDARIEWALGMMNDGNTVSENTTNLVGDGSYGDTKTVVVGRGEQTQNFTTSIIHFGKNSEGYILKHGVVKDSATSIFNGIGKIEHGASKSNAEQESRVLMLSEKARGDANPILLIDEDDVTAGHAASVGRVDPLQLYYLMSRGIPKHEAERLVIHGFLAPVVNELPIEGVKKQLVEVIERKVK; the protein is encoded by the coding sequence ATGACTACGGAAACGAAATGGGCTTTTGACCAGGAGTACATTACTTCCTTCTCAAAAGAAATGAACGAACCGGAATGGCTGACAGAGCTTCGCACGCAATCTCTTGCAAAAGCAGAAGATCTTTCTATGCCAAGACCGGATAAGACGAAGATTGATAAATGGAATTTCACACAGTTCGATAAGCTGCTCGTTAAAAGCGATGTTTTTTCATCTATCGATGAGCTTCCTGAAGAAGTAAAAGCACTTGTTGGCGAGGAAGCTAAGGATAGCAGCCTATATGTTCAGCGCAACAACAAACCTGCTTACCTTCAGCTTTCCAAGGAAATGCAGGAGCAGGGTGTTGTTTTCACAGATATCTTTACAGCTGCTCGCGAATACAGCGACCTTTTGAAGAAATATTTCATGACTGCTGTAAAAACAGATGAGCACCGTTTGACTGCACTTCATGCTGCATTCATGAATGGCGGAGCATTCCTTTATGTTCCGAAAAATGTTCAGATCGAAAATCCTATCCAGGCAATCTTCCTGCATGATGATGCAGAAGCAAGCCTTTTCAATCACGTGCTTGTCGTTGCAGAAGACAATAGCTCTGTAACATACGTTGAGAACTACATCTCAACAACTGGCAAAGTGAATGGTCTAGTGAATATCGTTACTGAAGCAATTGCTGGCCAAAACGCGAAAATTCAGTACGGCGCTGTGGATACACTTGCAGAAGGACTGACTACGTATGTAAACCGTCGCGGCCATGCAGGCAGAGATGCTCGTATCGAGTGGGCTCTTGGCATGATGAACGACGGAAACACAGTTTCAGAAAACACTACGAACCTTGTTGGTGACGGTTCTTACGGTGATACTAAGACTGTTGTTGTCGGACGCGGAGAACAGACTCAGAACTTCACAACAAGCATCATCCACTTCGGCAAAAATTCAGAAGGCTATATCCTGAAGCACGGTGTTGTCAAGGATAGCGCGACTTCTATTTTTAACGGTATCGGTAAAATCGAGCATGGTGCATCTAAGTCTAATGCCGAACAGGAGTCCCGTGTTCTTATGCTTAGCGAAAAAGCACGTGGGGACGCTAACCCAATTCTTCTGATCGACGAAGATGATGTAACAGCAGGACACGCTGCTTCTGTTGGACGCGTTGATCCGCTTCAGCTTTACTACTTGATGAGCCGTGGTATTCCGAAGCATGAGGCAGAGCGCCTTGTCATCCACGGATTCCTTGCGCCAGTTGTAAACGAACTTCCGATCGAAGGAGTTAAGAAGCAATTGGTTGAGGTAATCGAAAGGAAAGTTAAATAA